A genomic window from Nitrospiria bacterium includes:
- the miaA gene encoding tRNA (adenosine(37)-N6)-dimethylallyltransferase MiaA, whose translation MTPTLSQDQTVFKERLVIFLVGPTASGKTEVALALAPLLKADIISADSRQVYRGLDIGTAKADPLQRGRVTHHLIDVVDPQELFSAGQYKKRAEEAIDGCHRDHRVPLVVGGTGLYIRVLKGGLWEGPGPDWNLREKFRMEEERGGEGTLHRQLLGVDPESAKRIHPRDCVKIIRALEVYTLSGKTLTQVRLNHGFMKGRYQSLLLGLQWDREQLYRRIEERVDKMLEKGLVGEVQGLIDSNPHGEMPSLRALGYRQVIPYLMGKITLEEMTRILKRDTKRFAKRQLTWFRREQGVRWIHLEEDSEPETIARQLYQIIQTYIQSNDPEVALVERSIAC comes from the coding sequence ATGACTCCGACATTATCCCAGGACCAAACGGTTTTTAAGGAACGGTTGGTTATTTTTCTGGTAGGGCCTACTGCATCGGGTAAAACCGAGGTGGCATTGGCGTTGGCCCCCCTGTTGAAAGCCGATATTATTTCGGCGGACTCCCGGCAGGTTTACCGTGGTTTGGATATCGGGACAGCCAAGGCGGACCCTCTCCAACGGGGTAGGGTGACGCATCACCTAATTGATGTGGTGGATCCCCAAGAGCTCTTTAGCGCGGGTCAGTATAAAAAGCGAGCAGAGGAGGCCATTGACGGATGCCATCGAGACCATCGGGTCCCGTTGGTGGTGGGGGGAACCGGTCTATACATTCGCGTTCTTAAGGGAGGGTTATGGGAAGGTCCTGGACCCGATTGGAATTTGAGAGAGAAATTCCGAATGGAAGAAGAGCGGGGAGGTGAAGGAACACTGCATCGACAGCTTCTCGGTGTGGATCCGGAATCAGCAAAACGGATTCACCCCAGAGATTGTGTCAAAATTATTAGAGCCCTGGAAGTATATACCCTGTCGGGAAAAACATTGACCCAGGTTCGGTTAAATCATGGATTTATGAAGGGCCGTTATCAATCTCTTTTGTTGGGTTTACAGTGGGACCGCGAGCAACTGTATCGAAGAATTGAGGAGCGGGTAGATAAAATGTTAGAAAAGGGATTGGTGGGGGAAGTTCAGGGTTTAATAGATAGCAACCCTCATGGGGAAATGCCTTCCTTGCGTGCCTTGGGTTACCGCCAGGTCATTCCCTATTTGATGGGAAAGATAACCCTTGAAGAAATGACCCGGATTTTGAAACGGGATACCAAACGTTTTGCAAAACGTCAGCTGACCTGGTTTAGGCGTGAGCAGGGCGTCCGGTGGATTCATCTGGAAGAAGATTCAGAACCTGAAACCATTGCCAGGCAACTCTATCAAATCATTCAGACGTATATTCAAAGTAACGATCCAGAGGTTGCCCTTGTTGAAAGGAGTATAGCGTGTTGA
- the mtnP gene encoding S-methyl-5'-thioadenosine phosphorylase has protein sequence MGKTWEILEMKPEAEIGVIGGSGLYDIQGLKKTREVKVRTPFGDPSGIYRMGELAGVKVAFLARHGKGHRILPTDINFRANIFGLKKLGVERILSVSAVGSMKENIQPGNIVLPESFIDLTKQRRSTFFGNGLVAHVAFADPICHDLRQIVFEKGRPLGVPLHNGGVYLCIEGPQFSSRAESLLYRSWGVDVIGMTNATEAKLAREAEICYVTLALATDFDCWHHEEETVTADAVIKILQQNVEASKKIILEVIPKIPKVRNCSCAHALQNALITQPKAIQKEAVRKLKPIIGKYLS, from the coding sequence TTGGGAAAAACGTGGGAGATATTGGAGATGAAGCCTGAAGCGGAAATTGGTGTTATTGGGGGAAGTGGTCTTTACGATATCCAGGGTTTGAAAAAAACGCGGGAGGTTAAAGTCCGGACTCCTTTTGGGGATCCTTCCGGTATTTATAGGATGGGGGAGCTTGCGGGTGTCAAGGTGGCCTTTTTAGCCCGTCACGGCAAAGGGCATCGGATTCTGCCCACTGATATTAATTTCAGGGCGAATATTTTTGGATTAAAAAAACTGGGGGTTGAACGGATTTTATCCGTGAGTGCTGTGGGCAGCATGAAGGAAAATATTCAACCCGGGAATATTGTCCTTCCCGAATCTTTTATTGATCTAACCAAGCAAAGACGGAGTACTTTTTTTGGTAACGGGTTGGTGGCCCATGTGGCTTTCGCGGATCCAATTTGCCATGACCTCCGGCAAATTGTTTTTGAAAAGGGTCGTCCCTTAGGCGTCCCGTTACACAATGGAGGTGTTTACCTTTGTATTGAAGGACCTCAATTTTCTTCCCGCGCGGAGTCCCTTCTCTACCGTTCATGGGGGGTGGATGTGATCGGAATGACCAATGCCACCGAGGCAAAACTCGCTAGGGAAGCGGAAATTTGTTATGTGACCCTTGCCTTGGCCACCGACTTTGATTGCTGGCATCATGAAGAGGAGACGGTTACGGCGGATGCGGTGATTAAGATCCTTCAGCAAAACGTAGAAGCCTCCAAAAAAATTATTTTAGAGGTGATTCCGAAAATTCCAAAGGTGAGGAATTGTTCCTGCGCTCATGCCCTTCAAAACGCGTTGATTACCCAACCGAAAGCCATCCAGAAAGAAGCCGTTCGGAAGTTGAAACCGATTATTGGCAAATATTTATCATGA
- a CDS encoding PfkB family carbohydrate kinase, which produces MGLLVVGSVALDSVKTPFGEAQEVLGGSATYFSISASYFTEVSLVAVVGEDFPNAHIELLKKRGIQLDGLEKQKGKTFRWVGEYGYQLNEAKTLETHLNVFEKFNPQIPKAYQTANLVFLANIDPDLQRGVLHQVKSPQLVACDTMNFWIDGKPDSLKKTLGEVSILIINDGEARALAQNPNLVQAAQTILSYGPKILIVKRGEYGALMFNGESIFSAPGFPLEQVYDPTGAGDSFAGGFMGYLANTQNYSESNMRQAVIFGSVMASFCVEAFSLERLNSLNYQEIVNRYREFKRLTHFEEV; this is translated from the coding sequence ATGGGATTATTGGTTGTTGGGTCGGTAGCGCTGGATTCTGTGAAAACCCCTTTTGGTGAAGCACAAGAAGTGTTGGGTGGGTCGGCCACCTATTTTTCCATTTCGGCGAGTTATTTTACCGAAGTCAGTTTGGTTGCGGTGGTTGGGGAAGATTTTCCCAACGCTCACATTGAACTGTTGAAAAAGAGGGGAATTCAACTGGATGGTCTTGAAAAGCAAAAGGGAAAAACGTTTCGGTGGGTGGGGGAATATGGGTACCAGCTCAATGAGGCCAAAACGTTAGAGACCCATTTAAATGTGTTTGAAAAGTTCAACCCCCAGATTCCCAAGGCCTATCAAACAGCTAACCTGGTTTTTTTGGCGAATATCGATCCGGATCTACAGCGGGGAGTGTTGCACCAGGTGAAATCCCCTCAATTGGTGGCTTGTGATACGATGAATTTTTGGATTGACGGAAAACCTGATTCCCTGAAAAAAACCCTGGGAGAGGTTTCCATCCTGATCATCAATGATGGGGAAGCCCGGGCTTTAGCTCAAAACCCCAATTTGGTACAAGCCGCACAAACGATTCTTTCCTATGGTCCTAAAATCTTAATTGTGAAAAGGGGTGAATATGGGGCCCTTATGTTTAATGGGGAGTCTATTTTTTCAGCCCCAGGATTTCCCTTGGAACAGGTTTATGACCCAACGGGTGCCGGTGACAGCTTCGCTGGGGGTTTTATGGGTTACCTGGCCAATACCCAAAATTATTCGGAATCCAATATGCGCCAGGCGGTCATTTTTGGGAGTGTTATGGCTTCTTTTTGTGTTGAAGCTTTCAGTTTGGAGAGGCTCAATTCGTTGAATTATCAGGAAATTGTCAACCGATACCGTGAGTTTAAACGCTTGACCCATTTTGAGGAGGTGTAA
- a CDS encoding tetratricopeptide repeat protein translates to MIGEKKSVGGRRQIFLLMLLFILLPFLGCVSAQKRIEQDQKAQAHFKLGVSYLNDNNFQQAFVEFQKALELKPKDRDSRYAVGHIYYVWEKYPEAIKEFKTVVKNTPNDSEGHNYLGNIYAKQKRWEEAVDEYQKALSNPLYPTPDFTHYNLGRVYKKMEKFEEAIDSLQQAVRVNKGYAPAYFEMGEVYSEMGKVRFAIDSYKRAVESFPEYTQARYQLGLAYLKEGSKSLAQGEFQRVIELSPESNFAKESKTQLEQIRN, encoded by the coding sequence ATGATAGGGGAGAAGAAATCAGTGGGGGGGAGGAGACAGATTTTTCTCCTTATGTTACTATTTATTTTACTCCCGTTTTTGGGATGTGTTTCAGCACAGAAAAGAATTGAACAGGATCAAAAAGCGCAGGCCCATTTTAAATTGGGCGTTTCCTATTTAAATGATAATAACTTCCAACAAGCTTTTGTGGAATTTCAAAAGGCATTGGAGCTGAAACCGAAAGATCGGGATTCACGGTATGCGGTGGGCCATATCTACTATGTGTGGGAAAAATATCCAGAGGCCATTAAGGAATTCAAAACGGTTGTAAAAAATACACCCAACGATTCCGAAGGCCATAATTATTTGGGAAATATTTATGCCAAACAGAAAAGGTGGGAAGAGGCGGTGGATGAATATCAAAAGGCTCTTTCCAACCCCCTGTACCCCACTCCCGATTTTACTCATTATAATTTAGGTCGGGTTTATAAAAAAATGGAAAAATTCGAGGAGGCAATTGATTCGCTCCAACAGGCCGTTCGCGTTAATAAGGGTTATGCGCCGGCTTATTTTGAAATGGGCGAAGTTTATTCAGAAATGGGAAAGGTCCGTTTTGCCATTGATTCATACAAACGCGCGGTAGAATCCTTCCCGGAATATACACAGGCCCGGTACCAATTGGGACTGGCTTATTTAAAAGAGGGATCCAAGAGTTTGGCTCAAGGGGAATTTCAGCGGGTGATTGAGCTATCCCCGGAGAGTAATTTTGCGAAAGAATCAAAAACACAATTGGAACAGATCAGGAATTAA
- a CDS encoding RodZ domain-containing protein: MESLGKYLQRVRKEKGISLEHIASRTKINPIYLKALEEDDLAKAPNQVFARGFIRSYLRTLSLDEKDVLIRYESFISEFFLSSKEKEQRSISSSPEAFTTIKGNRVGLLGFAGGLVALVLLIFLLVSQKPGDSLESQAIPQEVRVPHPLPVSQDYQPIISLIEPGPSETKTKPELRNSMTPLVVEKKESKPLNPPLNQTLTQLPQTPIASPIEKPLSLLIEALEQSWVLVYLDGTVEKEMTLQPGERYTLRAEHQFLVTLGNAGGIRMELNGKPLAPYGESGQVVRDILIKKGDGDVISFFERKGTSFTRFHIKVPA; encoded by the coding sequence ATGGAGTCCTTAGGAAAATATCTTCAGCGGGTCAGAAAAGAAAAAGGAATTAGTCTGGAACATATCGCTTCCAGGACAAAGATAAACCCAATCTATTTAAAGGCCTTGGAGGAGGATGATCTGGCCAAGGCGCCCAACCAGGTTTTTGCCAGGGGCTTTATCAGGTCCTATTTGAGAACCCTCTCCCTCGATGAGAAGGATGTATTAATTCGGTACGAAAGTTTTATTTCTGAATTTTTCCTGTCCTCCAAAGAAAAAGAACAGAGGTCCATTTCTTCCTCGCCTGAGGCTTTCACCACCATAAAAGGAAATCGAGTGGGTCTTTTAGGGTTTGCAGGGGGATTGGTCGCTTTGGTGTTATTAATTTTTTTATTGGTGTCACAAAAACCTGGGGATTCCCTCGAGTCCCAAGCCATCCCTCAAGAAGTAAGGGTTCCCCACCCCCTACCGGTGAGTCAGGATTATCAGCCGATAATCTCCCTTATTGAACCGGGTCCATCAGAAACGAAAACAAAACCCGAGTTGCGAAATAGTATGACCCCTCTTGTGGTGGAGAAAAAAGAAAGCAAACCCCTAAACCCACCCCTCAATCAAACCTTAACCCAACTCCCACAAACTCCCATTGCCTCGCCGATTGAGAAACCACTTTCCCTATTGATTGAAGCTCTTGAGCAAAGCTGGGTTTTGGTTTACCTGGATGGAACAGTGGAAAAAGAGATGACACTTCAGCCGGGTGAGAGATACACCCTACGCGCTGAACATCAGTTTTTGGTGACATTAGGAAATGCCGGTGGGATTCGGATGGAGTTAAATGGAAAACCCTTGGCGCCTTACGGAGAATCGGGGCAGGTGGTTCGGGATATTCTGATTAAGAAAGGGGATGGAGATGTCATTTCCTTTTTTGAAAGGAAAGGGACCTCTTTCACTAGGTTTCATATAAAGGTGCCGGCGTAG
- a CDS encoding sigma-70 family RNA polymerase sigma factor — MKDWIYRKEVESLTLKHLDSLWGFAITLSKNKTDAADLVQDTFLRAFHYYDRFEIGTNIKAWLFTIMKNIFINNFRDRQREVFPIEPEEDGEFIQGHAGEVLHHYAHEALPNGRNEIFKKDIQMALQDLPQRLRVAVILKDIEGFNYKEIAEILDCPIGTVMSRLARGRTQLKRSLVAYENVSHLKVENI; from the coding sequence GTGAAAGACTGGATATACCGGAAAGAGGTAGAAAGTCTTACATTAAAACATCTTGATTCCTTATGGGGCTTTGCCATCACCCTTTCCAAGAACAAAACAGATGCCGCCGATTTGGTTCAGGATACCTTCCTGAGAGCCTTTCATTATTATGACCGTTTCGAAATAGGGACCAATATCAAGGCCTGGCTTTTTACCATTATGAAGAATATTTTTATCAATAATTTTCGTGACAGGCAGCGGGAGGTTTTCCCCATCGAGCCGGAAGAGGATGGGGAGTTTATACAAGGTCATGCAGGAGAGGTTTTACATCATTATGCTCATGAAGCGCTGCCCAATGGAAGAAATGAGATATTTAAAAAAGACATTCAAATGGCCCTTCAAGATCTTCCCCAACGTTTGCGTGTAGCGGTGATTTTAAAAGATATTGAGGGTTTTAATTATAAAGAAATTGCCGAAATTCTAGATTGTCCCATTGGAACCGTCATGTCACGGTTGGCCAGGGGTCGAACCCAGTTGAAACGCTCCTTGGTCGCCTATGAAAATGTTTCCCATTTAAAAGTGGAGAATATTTAA
- a CDS encoding zf-HC2 domain-containing protein translates to MYACNAIEELLYPYLDGELDVKEVIRVQSHLKACRGCRGRYRLEKEFLDCFKESYHQVQPEIPSDIRHEILRTVASKASTSAAGGVFKNLGSVLAFAAVILLVVGFAFSFQPLKKDDVPELVRSAVNHHQGYVDGSVHLDFQAIEPQEATSWFKHKVGFPVQLPSALPENLSLEGGKIGPSETLQLALLAYDLEGQKVSLGVTASSYPKRSLEKGGIPFDGLIFYPKKYKGFHTISWNHDGLSYILVSSDPERVKQACVVCHGTPRGLKTVEGFIGKKI, encoded by the coding sequence ATGTATGCATGTAATGCTATTGAGGAATTATTATATCCTTATTTGGATGGAGAGCTTGATGTTAAAGAGGTCATTCGGGTTCAATCTCATCTAAAGGCCTGCCGCGGTTGTAGGGGTCGTTACCGTTTAGAAAAAGAATTTTTAGACTGTTTTAAAGAATCTTACCATCAGGTCCAACCAGAAATTCCTTCCGATATTCGACATGAAATTTTAAGAACAGTGGCATCTAAAGCATCCACTTCCGCAGCCGGTGGGGTTTTTAAAAACCTAGGGTCTGTATTGGCCTTTGCGGCGGTGATTCTTTTGGTTGTGGGATTCGCTTTTTCCTTTCAACCACTAAAGAAAGATGATGTCCCGGAGCTGGTCCGTTCCGCTGTCAATCATCATCAAGGTTATGTGGATGGCAGTGTTCATTTGGATTTTCAAGCCATTGAACCGCAAGAAGCTACCTCATGGTTTAAACATAAAGTGGGGTTCCCTGTTCAACTTCCCTCCGCGTTGCCTGAAAACCTTTCCCTCGAGGGAGGAAAGATTGGGCCTTCGGAGACACTACAATTGGCTCTTTTGGCTTATGATCTGGAGGGACAAAAAGTTTCCTTGGGGGTAACCGCCTCTTCCTATCCTAAACGGAGTTTGGAGAAAGGAGGAATCCCTTTTGACGGCCTTATTTTTTATCCAAAAAAATACAAAGGGTTCCATACCATTAGTTGGAACCATGACGGTTTGAGTTATATCCTTGTTTCAAGTGACCCTGAACGGGTTAAACAGGCCTGTGTGGTTTGCCATGGAACCCCCCGTGGTTTAAAGACGGTGGAAGGTTTTATTGGAAAAAAGATTTAA
- a CDS encoding sigma-54 dependent transcriptional regulator — protein MEPNPIVKDEAALEAEGTQEGRHPGDYGHLLCNSPRMSDILRVINQVAVSDVTVLITGESGTGKELVARTVHARSLRRHNPFIKVLCAALPDGLLESELFGYEKGAFTGAERRKLGKFEFANNGIIFLDEIGEIPLSLQAKLLQVLQDGVFCHIGGKTDVKVNVQVVAATNKILRKAMEEGSFREDLYYRLNVVNITLPPLRERREEIPFLVNFFLEKFNLRYNKRYSKLSADLIKRFMTYDWPGNIRELENLIKQIVVLEDEASVWEKMISSPPQERVMASQNQNPTMSAPPIQTSTNGLNSETGFPKYPSLKEVGKNASRKAEEELIRIVLHQTRWNRKKAARMLEISYKALLYKIKEYGLEVNDYQAPSV, from the coding sequence ATGGAACCAAATCCGATTGTAAAAGATGAAGCCGCTTTAGAGGCGGAAGGAACCCAAGAAGGACGCCACCCCGGGGATTACGGACATCTTTTGTGTAATAGTCCACGGATGAGTGATATTCTTCGGGTGATCAATCAAGTGGCGGTGTCCGATGTGACAGTTTTAATCACGGGAGAGAGCGGAACGGGAAAAGAATTAGTAGCCCGTACCGTTCATGCCCGATCTCTCCGACGCCATAATCCTTTTATCAAGGTTTTGTGTGCAGCGCTTCCCGATGGGTTGTTGGAAAGCGAGCTTTTTGGGTATGAAAAAGGAGCCTTCACCGGGGCTGAGCGGAGAAAGTTGGGAAAGTTTGAATTTGCCAATAATGGAATCATCTTTCTTGATGAAATCGGAGAGATTCCTCTCTCTTTGCAAGCCAAGTTGTTGCAGGTTTTACAAGACGGGGTTTTCTGCCATATTGGAGGGAAAACCGATGTGAAGGTCAATGTCCAGGTGGTTGCGGCCACCAATAAAATTCTTCGCAAAGCTATGGAGGAAGGAAGCTTCAGGGAAGATCTTTACTATCGGCTCAATGTGGTGAATATTACTCTTCCTCCGTTACGGGAGCGCCGGGAAGAAATTCCTTTTTTGGTTAATTTCTTTTTAGAAAAATTTAACCTCCGATATAATAAACGGTATTCCAAACTTTCGGCTGATTTGATCAAGCGTTTTATGACCTATGATTGGCCCGGTAATATTCGGGAGTTAGAAAACCTAATTAAGCAGATTGTTGTTTTGGAAGATGAGGCTTCGGTATGGGAAAAGATGATTTCTTCTCCCCCCCAGGAACGGGTTATGGCATCCCAAAACCAAAACCCCACGATGTCAGCGCCCCCTATCCAAACCTCTACCAACGGCCTCAATTCTGAAACAGGTTTCCCCAAATATCCATCATTGAAAGAGGTGGGGAAAAATGCGTCCCGCAAAGCCGAAGAGGAGCTGATCCGCATTGTACTTCATCAAACCCGATGGAACAGGAAAAAAGCAGCCCGTATGTTGGAAATTAGCTATAAGGCCCTTTTATATAAGATCAAAGAATACGGGCTGGAAGTAAATGATTACCAAGCTCCTTCTGTATAA
- the metK gene encoding methionine adenosyltransferase — protein MGRVNFLFTSESVTEGHPDKIADQISDAVLDSIISQDPMCRVACETVLTTGLAFVAGEITTQCYVEIPDIVRETIKGIGYTRAKYGFDYETCAVITSIHNQSPDIALGVDTGGAGDQGLMFGYATNETEELMPMPILLAHKLTRKLADLRKSDVLPYLRPDGKSQVTIEYRNGKPVRIHTIVISTQHSPDITLKEIREDIIEKCIKPVVPKEFLNEEDVVYHINPTGRFVVGGPQGDTGLTGRKIIVDTYGGVGSHGGGAFSGKDPSKVDRSASYMCRYIAKNLVAAEVADRCEVQLAYAIGVSEPVSILVDTFKTGKISQEKIVKLVRDSFPLTPKGMIDHLDLRRPIYQKTAAYGHFGRTEPEFTWEKTDLAKDIGKQAGL, from the coding sequence ATGGGTCGCGTCAATTTTTTATTTACATCTGAATCAGTTACAGAAGGCCATCCCGATAAGATCGCGGATCAAATCTCAGATGCGGTTTTAGATTCGATCATATCCCAGGACCCCATGTGCCGGGTTGCCTGTGAAACGGTTTTAACAACGGGTTTGGCTTTTGTCGCAGGGGAAATCACCACTCAGTGTTATGTCGAAATTCCTGATATTGTCCGGGAAACCATTAAAGGGATTGGGTATACCCGGGCCAAATATGGGTTTGATTATGAAACCTGTGCGGTAATTACCTCTATTCATAACCAATCACCCGATATTGCCTTGGGAGTCGATACCGGTGGAGCTGGAGATCAAGGGTTAATGTTTGGGTATGCCACCAACGAAACCGAAGAGTTGATGCCTATGCCGATTTTATTGGCCCATAAGTTGACGCGAAAGTTAGCGGACCTTAGAAAAAGCGATGTTTTGCCTTATCTTCGTCCCGATGGAAAATCCCAAGTTACCATTGAATATCGAAACGGGAAACCGGTTCGAATTCATACCATTGTGATTTCCACACAGCACAGCCCGGATATCACACTAAAAGAAATTCGGGAAGATATTATTGAAAAATGCATTAAGCCAGTGGTTCCAAAAGAATTTTTAAATGAAGAAGATGTTGTATACCATATTAATCCCACCGGGCGTTTTGTAGTGGGGGGGCCTCAAGGGGATACGGGTCTTACGGGGCGAAAGATTATTGTGGATACCTATGGAGGAGTGGGAAGCCATGGAGGGGGCGCTTTTTCAGGGAAAGATCCCTCAAAGGTAGACCGTTCCGCTTCTTATATGTGCCGGTATATTGCCAAAAACCTTGTGGCGGCCGAGGTTGCTGATCGTTGTGAAGTTCAACTTGCCTATGCCATTGGCGTCTCGGAACCGGTTTCCATTTTGGTGGACACGTTTAAAACCGGGAAAATTTCTCAAGAGAAAATCGTCAAATTGGTGAGGGATTCCTTCCCCTTAACCCCAAAAGGAATGATTGATCATCTTGATCTTCGAAGGCCTATTTATCAAAAGACCGCTGCTTATGGCCATTTTGGACGAACTGAGCCGGAATTTACATGGGAGAAAACAGATTTGGCCAAAGATATTGGAAAACAGGCAGGCCTTTAA
- a CDS encoding adenosylhomocysteinase — MSGVRVSACPHVTTETASWMEVFQARSVDVVLCASNPLSTQGDVAASLVKNSKIPVFAIQELLQ; from the coding sequence TTGTCCGGGGTTCGGGTTTCGGCTTGTCCTCATGTGACAACCGAAACAGCCAGTTGGATGGAGGTCTTTCAAGCCAGGAGCGTTGATGTGGTTTTGTGTGCTTCAAATCCCCTCAGCACGCAGGGCGATGTGGCTGCATCTTTGGTCAAAAATTCCAAGATACCTGTTTTTGCTATTCAGGAGTTATTACAATGA
- the ahcY gene encoding adenosylhomocysteinase — translation MSEFTDYKVADMSLAEWGRKEISIAEIEMPGLMALRKEYAGKKPLDGARIMGSIHMTIQTAVLIETLVDLGAEVRWVSCNIFSTQDHAAAAIAAKNIPVFAWKGETIEEYWWCTEQALLWPDGKLPNMILDDGGDATLLVHKGVEFEKAGAIPTTKDDDNEEYKAILGVLRRTIKPGSSTWQDIAGSVKGVTEETTTGVHRLYAMQEKGELLFPAMNVNDSATKSKFDNLYGCRESLIDSIKRATDIMIAGKICIVIGYGDVGKGCAQAFKGMGATVWVTEIDPICALQAAMEGYRVVDLNEVANMGDIFVTTTGNLNVIDHHHMEAMKNEAIVCNIGHFDAEINIASLKKYEWEEIKPQVDHVIFPDGKKIIILAKGRLVNLGCATGHPSFVMSASFTNQVMAQIEFYTNAGAYENKVYKLPKLLDEKVARLHLKKIGAHLTELSKEQAVYINVPVEGPYKADHYRY, via the coding sequence ATGAGCGAATTTACAGATTATAAAGTTGCGGATATGTCATTGGCCGAATGGGGTCGCAAAGAAATATCCATTGCCGAAATTGAAATGCCTGGTCTTATGGCTTTACGAAAAGAGTACGCAGGCAAAAAACCATTAGACGGTGCCCGGATAATGGGCAGCATTCACATGACCATTCAAACCGCGGTCCTAATCGAGACATTAGTAGACCTTGGCGCAGAGGTACGCTGGGTATCATGTAATATATTTTCAACACAAGATCATGCAGCTGCAGCGATTGCCGCAAAAAACATTCCTGTATTTGCCTGGAAAGGCGAAACGATTGAAGAGTATTGGTGGTGTACTGAGCAGGCCCTGCTATGGCCGGATGGGAAATTACCCAACATGATTCTTGATGATGGTGGTGATGCAACTTTATTAGTACACAAAGGTGTTGAGTTCGAAAAAGCTGGCGCTATTCCCACGACAAAAGATGATGACAATGAAGAATACAAAGCGATTCTCGGTGTACTTCGTCGCACAATTAAGCCTGGTTCAAGCACATGGCAGGATATTGCAGGTAGCGTTAAAGGCGTAACCGAAGAAACCACAACCGGTGTTCACCGTCTTTATGCAATGCAGGAGAAAGGTGAATTACTGTTCCCAGCAATGAATGTTAACGACTCTGCTACTAAGTCTAAATTCGATAATTTATACGGTTGCCGTGAGTCTTTAATCGATAGTATCAAACGTGCAACCGATATCATGATTGCTGGAAAGATTTGTATTGTGATTGGTTATGGCGATGTAGGCAAAGGCTGCGCTCAAGCATTTAAAGGCATGGGCGCAACTGTATGGGTTACTGAAATTGATCCCATCTGTGCATTACAGGCAGCTATGGAAGGCTATCGCGTTGTTGACTTAAATGAAGTAGCTAACATGGGTGACATCTTTGTTACGACTACGGGTAACTTAAACGTAATTGATCATCACCACATGGAAGCAATGAAGAACGAAGCTATTGTTTGTAACATTGGTCACTTCGATGCTGAAATCAATATCGCTTCACTTAAAAAATATGAGTGGGAAGAGATCAAGCCTCAGGTTGATCATGTTATTTTCCCAGATGGCAAAAAGATTATCATCCTTGCAAAAGGACGCCTGGTTAACCTGGGTTGCGCTACGGGTCACCCAAGCTTTGTAATGTCGGCTTCATTTACTAACCAGGTAATGGCTCAGATCGAGTTTTATACAAATGCAGGAGCGTATGAAAACAAGGTTTATAAACTGCCTAAGCTGCTAGATGAAAAAGTAGCTCGCTTACACCTCAAGAAAATTGGCGCACATTTAACTGAGCTCTCTAAAGAACAGGCCGTTTACATTAATGTACCGGTTGAAGGCCCATATAAAGCCGATCACTACCGCTACTAA
- a CDS encoding response regulator, protein MFERILLVDDEKSITEIYQDILTKSGYEVSVASSAEEAINHLTAKSFDLLITDIRLPGKDGISLLKEVNDIQKDLPRIVITGYGTLQNATEAISQGVNRFLLKPLNPKEMAESIVAALEKLN, encoded by the coding sequence ATGTTTGAAAGAATCCTCCTTGTAGATGACGAGAAAAGCATCACTGAAATTTACCAAGATATTCTAACCAAAAGTGGATATGAGGTATCGGTCGCTTCGTCTGCGGAAGAAGCGATCAATCACCTGACCGCCAAAAGCTTTGACCTTCTGATTACCGATATTCGGCTCCCAGGAAAAGACGGGATTTCCCTTCTCAAAGAAGTGAACGATATCCAAAAAGATTTACCTCGAATTGTGATCACGGGGTATGGGACGCTTCAGAATGCAACAGAAGCCATTTCCCAAGGGGTGAACCGGTTTCTCCTTAAACCGCTCAACCCCAAGGAAATGGCAGAAAGCATTGTGGCAGCCCTTGAAAAGCTGAATTAA